The Nitrospira sp. genome includes a region encoding these proteins:
- the aepX gene encoding phosphoenolpyruvate mutase: MNSRQPQTKTRQFRTLLQSEQLEFICEAHNGLSAKIVEEAGFAGIWASGLSISAQFGVRDNNEASWTQVLEDLEFMSDATKVPILLDGDTGYGNFNNMQRLIRKLEQRNIAAVCIEDKLFPKTNSFLKGDAQPMADMQEFCGKIKAGKDAQADPDFCIIARVEAFICGWGLAEALRRAEAYHQAGADGILIHSALSVPDEILAFKREWGHRCPVVIVPTKYYSTPTDVFRQHGFSMVIWANHMLRAAVSTMQKTARALKQSENLLSIEDKVAPVSEIFRLQNAAELLEAEERYLPRGAEGTSAVVLAASRGEELGKLTEDQPKTMVKIQGAPILSHIVDAYNAVGIKDILVVRGYKKDAVSLPNLTYVDNTEFSETGELASLSLALQSRKGHFQPTIISYGDVLFNKYIPQALCQEQDDCVIFVDSNWQDQTSYARLGGFAECTLPNSRKAFNAKVYLKQLGSEVAPNSIHGVWMGFLKLSPGAAAQVDTLLVELLAQPGNRKAGIPYLLQTLLRRDYPIRVLYTVGHWLDVNSLDDVVQAGNF, encoded by the coding sequence ATGAATTCGAGACAACCGCAGACCAAGACCCGTCAATTTCGAACGCTGCTCCAGTCTGAGCAGTTGGAGTTCATTTGCGAAGCGCACAATGGTTTGAGCGCAAAAATTGTGGAGGAAGCAGGCTTTGCCGGAATCTGGGCGAGCGGGCTTTCCATTTCGGCCCAGTTTGGTGTGCGCGACAACAATGAAGCCAGTTGGACGCAGGTACTGGAAGATTTGGAGTTCATGTCCGACGCGACGAAAGTGCCGATTCTCCTGGACGGAGATACGGGGTACGGCAATTTCAACAACATGCAGCGGCTCATCCGGAAACTGGAGCAGCGCAACATTGCCGCAGTGTGCATTGAAGACAAGCTGTTTCCCAAGACCAATAGCTTCCTGAAAGGCGATGCGCAGCCGATGGCTGACATGCAGGAGTTTTGCGGCAAGATCAAGGCCGGCAAGGATGCACAAGCCGATCCGGATTTTTGCATCATCGCGCGAGTCGAGGCATTCATCTGCGGGTGGGGGTTGGCTGAAGCGTTGCGGCGTGCTGAAGCCTACCACCAGGCCGGTGCCGACGGCATTCTCATCCATAGCGCACTCTCCGTCCCCGACGAGATCCTTGCGTTTAAGCGGGAGTGGGGCCATCGCTGCCCAGTCGTCATCGTGCCTACGAAGTACTATTCCACGCCCACGGACGTCTTTCGCCAACATGGTTTTTCCATGGTGATTTGGGCCAATCACATGCTGCGCGCTGCGGTTTCGACTATGCAAAAAACCGCACGAGCACTCAAGCAGAGCGAGAATTTGTTGTCCATCGAAGATAAGGTGGCCCCGGTTTCCGAAATTTTCCGTCTGCAGAATGCCGCGGAGCTGTTGGAGGCCGAGGAACGCTATCTGCCGCGGGGCGCTGAGGGTACATCAGCGGTGGTGCTTGCGGCCTCAAGGGGAGAAGAGTTGGGGAAATTGACGGAGGATCAGCCCAAGACGATGGTGAAAATTCAGGGAGCGCCGATTCTGTCGCATATCGTCGATGCGTACAATGCCGTCGGGATCAAAGACATTCTGGTGGTGCGCGGATACAAGAAAGACGCCGTGAGTCTTCCGAATTTGACCTACGTCGACAATACTGAGTTTTCAGAGACCGGGGAGTTGGCCTCGTTGTCGCTGGCGCTTCAATCGAGGAAGGGGCATTTCCAGCCGACCATCATTTCCTATGGTGATGTGTTGTTCAATAAGTATATCCCGCAGGCCTTGTGCCAGGAGCAGGATGACTGTGTGATCTTCGTCGACAGCAATTGGCAGGATCAAACCAGCTATGCGCGTTTGGGCGGATTTGCTGAATGTACCTTGCCGAATTCGCGCAAGGCGTTCAATGCGAAGGTCTATCTCAAGCAGCTGGGGAGTGAGGTTGCGCCCAACTCAATCCATGGCGTGTGGATGGGATTTCTCAAACTGTCTCCCGGCGCGGCCGCTCAGGTTGATACGCTTCTTGTGGAACTACTTGCCCAGCCGGGCAATCGGAAGGCTGGTATTCCATATTTGCTTCAAACGTTACTCAGGCGAGATTATCCGATTCGGGTGTTGTATACCGTCGGACACTGGCTGGATGTCAACAGCCTTGACGATGTGGTTCAAGCCGGTAACTTCTGA